The following are encoded in a window of Drosophila simulans strain w501 chromosome 3L, Prin_Dsim_3.1, whole genome shotgun sequence genomic DNA:
- the LOC6736625 gene encoding drosomycin — protein sequence MQIKFLYLFLAVMTIFILGAKEADADCLSGRYGGPCAVWDNETCRRVCKEEGRSSGHCSPSLKCWCEGC from the coding sequence ATGCAGATCAAGTTCCTGTACCTCTTCCTGGCTGTGATGACCATCTTCATCCTGGGCGCCAAGGAAGCCGATGCCGACTGTCTCTCCGGAAGATACGGAGGACCCTGCGCCGTCTGGGACAACGAGACCTGTCGTCGGGTGTGCAAGGAGGAAGGACGATCCAGTGGCCACTGCAGTCCCAGTCTGAAGTGCTGGTGCGAGGGATGCTAG